One Diabrotica virgifera virgifera chromosome 3, PGI_DIABVI_V3a genomic window carries:
- the LOC126882495 gene encoding uncharacterized protein LOC126882495, which yields MPKRHYIRRQVHQQEPHIFDLYQKPRFDDTIRKEEFRTYTPYIKSFNNSDVVEFIINQSDAFFAIHDTLLEIKGSIKKAGNGTVSLAPNAGSFLFDTCTYIQSSHDMEIVRDPGVVSTIRSLLCYTPEDSKFLSTAGWNYPNYPHLTGDAFSLLIPIKHIFNIFNDYTKLTYGRQVFRFVRARNDKDCIVVQEPTGSTTVTTVSLTIASMELKVKHVFPNDDVKIELMTPIKNNTPITIPFRKWELNELPSLTAGSRREIWSVKTTSAVERPRYVIVAFQTSKRDDIHADPTLFDHIRMSSVRVVINGDYWPNERMQLDFTKNDYAIAHYNYTEFFPSYARSLTKHPILDYSAFKRYALFVFDCSKQDDTSFRSGTVDVKLEIEADEGFPAGTRAYCLIVHDSLLEYFPLTEVVKNII from the coding sequence ATGCCAAAACGCCACTATATTCGACGCCAGGTTCATCAGCAGGAACCACATATTTTCGATCTTTACCAAAAACCTCGGTTCGACGATACTATTAGAAAAGAAGAATTTCGTACATATACACCTTACATCAAGTCATTTAATAATAGTGATGTTGTCGAGTTTATCATAAATCAATCAGATGCATTTTTTGCGATACACGACACACTTTTAGAAATTAAAGGAAGTATCAAGAAAGCTGGTAATGGAACTGTTTCTCTTGCGCCGAATGCTGGATCCTTCTTGTTTGATACCTGTACATACATCCAAAGTTCACATGACATGGAAATAGTTCGAGATCCAGGTGTAGTCAGCACTATTCGCAGTTTGTTGTGTTATACACCTGAAGATTCCAAATTTCTCAGTACTGCAGGATGGAACTATCCGAATTATCCACATTTAACAGGGGACGCCTTTAGTTTACTGATTCCAATCAAAcatattttcaacattttcaaCGATTACACTAAATTAACCTATGGTCGTCAAGTGTTTCGCTTTGTTCGAGCGCGTAATGATAAAGATTGCATTGTTGTCCAAGAACCTACTGGTTCCACGACGGTAACAACAGTATCATTAACCATCGCCAGCATGGAACTCAAGGTCAAACATGTCTTTCCCAATGATGATGTGAAAATCGAATTAATGACTCCGATTAAGAATAATACACCGATAACCATACCTTTCCGTAAATGGGAGCTCAATGAACTACCTTCACTTACGGCAGGATCTCGACGAGAGATATGGAGTGTAAAGACAACTTCAGCTGTTGAACGTCCACGCTACGTTATTGTAGCTTTTCAAACTTCTAAACGAGATGATATTCACGCTGATCCGACGCTATTCGATCACATTAGAATGTCCAGCGTACGAGTGGTTATTAATGGTGACTATTGGCCTAACGAGAGAATGCAATTGGATTTCACAAAAAATGATTACGCTATAGCTCACTACAATTATACTGAATTCTTTCCCAGTTATGCTCGTTCGCTAACAAAACATCCCATCTTAGATTACTCTGCATTTAAAAGATAtgctttgtttgtttttgactGTTCCAAGCAGGATGATACATCGTTTAGATCCGGAACTGTCGATGTTAAGTTGGAAATCGAAGCAGATGAAGGTTTTCCAGCAGGTACTCGAGCTTACTGTTTAATTGTTCACGACAGCCTACTCGAATACTTTCCACTAACTGAAGTtgtcaaaaatataatttaa